Proteins encoded in a region of the Clostridium butyricum genome:
- a CDS encoding TRAP transporter substrate-binding protein — translation MRVKKETLSYLILGIIITISSLLIGCNKNVLEEEKQVYAWPIATASPEDTVTQIFAEKFAEEVEKMSDGKMIIQVYSNSVLGGDRELLESCKDGDIPFVVQNTAPQVSFIKEASIFDLPCVFTDIEDVRQTVDNEEFLSVMKDAYKKSGYKLMGYSDQGFRVMSTNKMVKEFNDYKGQKIRIMENPYHLQFWRSINASPTPMSFSEVYIGLQQKTIDAQENPYEVIVSNRLYEQQKYIIETNHLPHLISFIVSEKFYEKLSPEDQDIINKAAQVAIDYSRKVSDERVEEKMDIIKSTGTEIIPISENLRDEMIEASQSVYNNIRDVVGNDLINLYTNHK, via the coding sequence ATGAGAGTTAAAAAAGAAACATTAAGTTATCTTATATTGGGAATTATAATTACTATTTCTTCATTATTAATAGGATGTAACAAAAATGTATTAGAAGAAGAAAAACAAGTTTATGCATGGCCTATAGCAACGGCTAGTCCAGAAGATACTGTTACACAAATTTTTGCAGAAAAGTTTGCTGAAGAAGTTGAAAAGATGAGTGATGGCAAGATGATCATTCAAGTATATTCTAACAGTGTATTGGGTGGAGATAGAGAACTTTTAGAAAGTTGTAAGGATGGAGATATTCCTTTTGTAGTGCAGAATACAGCGCCACAAGTATCTTTTATTAAAGAAGCATCAATCTTCGATCTTCCATGTGTGTTTACAGATATTGAAGATGTAAGACAAACGGTTGATAATGAAGAATTTTTATCAGTAATGAAAGATGCATACAAAAAGTCTGGATATAAGTTAATGGGATACTCAGACCAAGGCTTTCGTGTAATGTCAACAAATAAAATGGTAAAAGAATTTAATGACTACAAGGGTCAAAAAATAAGAATTATGGAAAATCCTTATCACTTACAATTTTGGAGAAGTATCAATGCAAGCCCAACACCAATGTCATTTAGTGAAGTATACATAGGTCTTCAACAAAAGACTATAGATGCACAAGAAAATCCATATGAAGTAATAGTATCAAATAGGCTTTATGAACAGCAGAAATATATTATTGAAACAAATCATTTACCACATTTGATTTCATTTATAGTTAGTGAAAAATTTTATGAAAAATTATCACCAGAAGATCAAGATATAATCAATAAGGCTGCTCAAGTTGCAATTGATTATTCAAGAAAAGTATCAGATGAACGAGTTGAAGAAAAAATGGATATTATTAAATCAACAGGTACTGAAATTATTCCCATATCAGAAAATCTGAGAGACGAAATGATAGAAGCCTCTCAAAGTGTCTATAACAATATAAGGGATGTTGTCGGAAATGATCTTATCAATTTATATACAAATCATAAGTAA
- a CDS encoding AraC family transcriptional regulator, whose translation MFSFSFNKKSQDIFKDKHYPKLRRIFHNYNTPDWTYNYHLHKNSTEIVYIANGKATYTIDMETFILEKGHILIMEKGVLHSISSDTEKPVDAWTIIIDDYTINGFSESNSLLNSSTYAIIKTGIHDLLIKSIMEEIRTLCIDETLISQFTCNMLATSLVSLIYGLLPEENLSIEKKKSSFVRDILVYISEHYNEPITLKKLSDVFHVSAGHISHAFTKEYTVSPINYAIDLRICEAKLLLLNTDESLTSISNKVGYTNISHFSNIFTSRVNCSPLEFREKHSKSKKNSSKAKSSDMNTQSTVLVSKNTYDEIQELKDTIDKLKNENNILQKAMTILASENITND comes from the coding sequence GTGTTTTCTTTTAGTTTTAATAAAAAATCTCAAGATATATTTAAGGATAAACATTACCCTAAATTAAGAAGAATTTTTCATAATTATAATACCCCTGACTGGACATATAACTATCATCTTCATAAAAATTCTACAGAAATAGTTTATATAGCTAATGGTAAAGCTACATATACTATTGATATGGAAACATTCATTTTAGAAAAAGGACATATTTTGATAATGGAAAAGGGAGTTCTCCATTCTATTAGCTCTGATACAGAAAAACCTGTAGATGCCTGGACCATAATTATTGATGATTATACAATAAATGGCTTTTCAGAATCTAATAGCCTTTTAAATTCAAGTACATATGCAATAATAAAAACTGGTATACATGATTTGCTTATAAAATCTATAATGGAAGAAATACGTACTTTATGTATAGATGAAACACTAATATCTCAATTTACATGCAATATGCTTGCCACCTCATTAGTTTCATTAATATATGGACTTCTTCCAGAAGAAAATCTATCAATTGAAAAGAAAAAGTCTTCCTTTGTAAGAGATATCCTTGTATATATAAGTGAACATTATAATGAACCAATAACTTTAAAAAAGCTTTCTGACGTATTTCATGTAAGCGCTGGACATATAAGTCATGCCTTTACGAAGGAATATACAGTATCACCAATAAACTATGCCATTGATCTTCGTATATGTGAAGCAAAGCTTCTATTATTAAATACAGATGAATCACTTACATCAATTTCAAATAAAGTTGGATATACAAATATAAGCCATTTCTCAAATATATTTACTAGCAGAGTAAACTGCTCTCCGTTAGAATTCAGAGAAAAACATTCAAAAAGTAAAAAAAATAGTTCTAAAGCTAAATCCTCTGATATGAACACTCAAAGCACTGTTCTTGTTTCAAAAAATACTTATGATGAAATACAAGAATTAAAAGATACTATTGATAAATTAAAAAATGAAAATAATATTTTACAAAAGGCCATGACTATTTTAGCAAGCGAAAATATCACAAATGATTAA
- a CDS encoding FAD-dependent oxidoreductase: protein MKRYNNIFTPLTVKTMTIKNRVVMPPMGSNFGGANGEITEEHISYYEQRAKGGTGLIILENVCVDFPLGSNGTTQLRLNHDCFIPGLYKFTERLHKYGTCVSVQINHSGASAVPGRIGMQAASASDVPSKTGGAVPRPLSKEEIYEIADKYADAARRAQMAGFDAVEIHMGHSYLISQFLSPIFNKRTDEFGGSAENRARFGRLVIEKVRAQVGPMFPIMIRISADELLEGGNKLEDTLEYLEYLDAEVDIYNVSAALNDSLYFQIDANYLEDGWRAYMSKAVRDKFNKPTITTGNIRNPQVAEDILAEGKADLVGMGRGLIAEPNWVNKVQSGKEETLRKCISCNIGCAGHRIGLNRPIRCTINPDVVFEDTLEGRKVNKHTNVVVIGGGTAGLEAACTAAEAGCMTFLFEKKSYLGGLAREIAKLPAKDRINDFPDYLINRVNNLKNLIIFTGTEATVEAVSNLKPDVIINATGSIPLLPPITGLLDRIDKEDSKVRSIFGLINEIENFKEMNVKGKKISVVGGGAVGLDVVEFFTEKGADVTIIERLPVIGKDLDVITKIQNMAMLKEKEVRAMTSTSLLEVKDSSFLVEVDGNNEDIDFDFGFVCLGMRGVATLLPELQEHFKDTDVEIMNIGDSVRARRIIEGTTEGRNLTIETLDRLGLFR from the coding sequence ATGAAAAGATACAATAATATTTTTACTCCATTAACAGTGAAAACTATGACAATAAAAAACAGAGTTGTTATGCCACCTATGGGAAGCAATTTTGGTGGAGCAAATGGAGAAATAACAGAAGAGCACATAAGTTATTATGAACAAAGAGCAAAGGGCGGAACTGGATTAATAATCTTAGAAAATGTATGTGTTGACTTTCCACTTGGATCTAATGGAACAACTCAGCTTAGATTAAATCATGACTGCTTTATTCCAGGTTTATATAAATTTACTGAAAGATTACATAAATATGGTACATGTGTATCAGTACAGATTAACCATTCAGGGGCATCGGCTGTTCCGGGAAGAATTGGAATGCAGGCAGCATCAGCTTCAGATGTACCTTCAAAAACAGGAGGAGCTGTTCCAAGACCATTATCAAAGGAAGAAATATATGAAATTGCAGATAAATATGCAGATGCAGCAAGAAGAGCTCAAATGGCAGGATTTGATGCAGTTGAAATTCATATGGGACACTCGTATTTAATAAGTCAGTTCTTATCACCAATATTTAATAAGAGAACAGATGAATTTGGTGGAAGTGCTGAAAATAGAGCGAGATTCGGAAGATTAGTTATAGAAAAAGTAAGAGCACAAGTTGGACCTATGTTCCCGATAATGATCAGAATTAGTGCAGATGAATTGTTAGAAGGCGGAAATAAATTAGAAGATACTTTAGAATACTTAGAATATTTGGATGCAGAAGTTGATATATACAATGTTTCGGCCGCATTAAATGATTCTCTATATTTTCAAATAGATGCTAACTACTTAGAAGATGGATGGAGAGCATACATGTCTAAGGCTGTTAGAGATAAATTCAATAAACCAACAATAACAACTGGTAATATAAGAAACCCACAAGTTGCTGAAGATATTTTAGCAGAAGGTAAAGCAGATTTAGTTGGAATGGGAAGAGGACTTATTGCTGAACCAAACTGGGTAAATAAAGTTCAAAGTGGAAAAGAAGAAACATTAAGAAAATGTATATCTTGTAATATTGGATGTGCTGGACATAGAATTGGATTAAATAGACCAATAAGATGTACAATAAATCCAGATGTTGTATTTGAAGATACATTAGAAGGCAGAAAAGTAAATAAGCATACTAATGTTGTAGTTATTGGTGGGGGTACTGCTGGGCTTGAAGCAGCATGTACAGCAGCTGAAGCTGGATGTATGACGTTCTTATTTGAAAAGAAATCATACCTTGGAGGTCTTGCTAGAGAAATAGCTAAGTTACCAGCTAAAGATAGAATAAATGATTTCCCAGATTACTTAATCAACAGAGTTAATAATCTGAAAAACTTAATTATATTTACAGGTACAGAAGCTACAGTTGAAGCTGTAAGTAACTTGAAACCAGATGTGATTATAAATGCAACAGGTTCAATTCCATTACTTCCACCAATAACTGGACTTTTAGATAGAATTGATAAAGAAGATTCAAAAGTTCGTTCAATTTTTGGATTAATAAATGAAATTGAAAACTTTAAAGAAATGAATGTTAAAGGTAAGAAGATATCTGTCGTTGGTGGTGGAGCAGTTGGATTAGATGTTGTTGAATTCTTTACTGAAAAAGGTGCTGATGTTACTATAATAGAAAGATTACCTGTTATAGGAAAAGATTTAGATGTAATTACTAAGATTCAAAATATGGCAATGCTTAAGGAAAAAGAAGTAAGAGCTATGACGAGCACGTCTCTTCTTGAAGTTAAAGATAGTAGTTTCTTAGTTGAAGTTGATGGAAACAATGAAGATATAGATTTTGATTTTGGATTTGTATGTCTAGGTATGAGAGGCGTAGCAACATTATTACCAGAATTACAAGAACACTTTAAAGATACAGATGTTGAAATAATGAATATCGGTGATAGTGTAAGAGCAAGAAGAATAATAGAAGGAACTACTGAAGGTAGAAATCTAACTATTGAAACACTAGATAGATTGGGATTATTTAGATAA
- a CDS encoding TRAP transporter large permease yields the protein MTSVIVFMIFFICLLIAIPVSISLGIVSVLPGFISPSFTASGQYIVRSMFGGIDSFPLLAVPMFIFSGIIMAKGGISKRLFDIFAYFLGRFTAGMPCAVIVTCLFYGAISGSAPATVAAVGSMTIPILNELGYDKKFSTAIVAVAGGLGVIIPPSIPFIMFGTTSGESVSDLFIAGIIPGIIIAFLLMGYAIAYCKKNGEDRERIENVIGQLKKKGLVNILKESFFALLSPVIILGCIYSGVASPTEAAVLSVFYALIISVFVYKTIDAKVLLNVCIETVRTYAPILFILAASVAFSRVLTLMQVPQLVSEWISVNFTNKIILLLVINLVLLVVGMVMDTTPAILILTPILIPIVHSIGINPIHFGVIMIVNLAIGFITPPIGVNLFVASSLTDIPVMDITKKALPMIICFIIALLLITFIPEISLLLLGS from the coding sequence ATGACATCAGTTATAGTATTTATGATATTTTTCATTTGTCTTTTAATAGCTATTCCAGTGTCTATATCTTTAGGGATAGTTTCAGTATTGCCAGGTTTTATCTCTCCTTCGTTTACCGCTAGCGGTCAATATATTGTAAGGTCTATGTTTGGAGGAATTGATAGTTTTCCACTTCTTGCAGTTCCAATGTTTATATTTTCAGGAATTATAATGGCTAAAGGTGGAATATCAAAAAGATTATTTGATATATTTGCTTATTTTTTAGGGCGTTTTACAGCAGGAATGCCATGTGCTGTAATCGTCACATGTTTGTTTTATGGAGCAATTTCAGGTTCAGCACCTGCAACAGTGGCTGCTGTTGGAAGTATGACAATACCTATTTTAAATGAACTTGGATATGATAAAAAATTCTCAACAGCAATAGTTGCTGTTGCAGGAGGGCTAGGTGTTATTATTCCACCAAGTATACCATTTATAATGTTTGGAACAACATCAGGTGAATCAGTGAGCGACTTATTTATAGCTGGAATTATTCCAGGAATAATTATAGCTTTTTTATTGATGGGGTATGCTATAGCTTATTGTAAAAAGAATGGTGAAGATAGAGAGAGAATAGAAAATGTAATAGGTCAATTGAAGAAAAAAGGTTTAGTTAACATATTAAAAGAAAGTTTCTTTGCATTATTATCTCCGGTAATAATTTTAGGTTGCATTTATTCAGGAGTTGCATCACCAACAGAAGCAGCAGTATTGTCTGTATTTTATGCATTAATAATAAGCGTTTTTGTATATAAAACTATTGATGCAAAAGTTCTTTTAAATGTATGTATTGAAACAGTTAGAACCTATGCACCTATTTTATTTATTCTTGCGGCATCTGTTGCTTTTTCAAGAGTATTAACATTGATGCAGGTACCACAACTTGTAAGTGAATGGATTTCGGTTAACTTTACGAATAAAATAATACTATTATTAGTGATTAATTTAGTGTTATTAGTAGTAGGAATGGTAATGGATACCACACCTGCAATATTGATATTAACGCCTATTTTAATTCCAATAGTACATAGTATAGGAATTAATCCTATACATTTTGGAGTTATTATGATTGTTAATCTAGCAATAGGATTCATAACTCCACCAATAGGTGTGAATTTATTTGTTGCAAGTTCTCTTACTGATATACCAGTAATGGATATTACTAAAAAAGCACTGCCTATGATAATATGCTTCATTATAGCATTGCTATTGATTACATTTATACCAGAGATAAGTTTGTTATTGTTAGGCAGTTAG
- a CDS encoding LysR family transcriptional regulator yields the protein MNLNHLNYFRVLAKVEHYTQAASILSITQPSLSHAISNLESELGTYLFEKQGRNVKLTKSGKLFLKYVDESLNILEIGEKKLKDFLDPSKGKIDLAFIYTLGAEFIPNTINEFLNDSSNKNITFTFGQDNTTNIINGLKSDKYDLAFCSFVENEPNIEFFPVIKQDLVLIISKDHPLSCKDNIDLKETEDYPFVYFNKESGIRPIIDNLFSQAQITPKIICEVEEDTAVAGLVSINYGIAILPNISILKNFNVKIIPISNLNYERYIYMASLKNRYSTPSVKSFFKFITDKYNKV from the coding sequence ATGAATCTAAATCATCTAAACTACTTTAGAGTCTTAGCTAAGGTTGAACACTATACTCAAGCCGCATCAATACTCTCAATAACTCAACCTAGCCTAAGTCATGCTATTTCTAATCTAGAAAGTGAATTGGGTACATATCTATTTGAAAAGCAAGGTAGAAATGTTAAATTAACAAAGTCAGGCAAACTCTTCTTGAAATACGTTGATGAGTCATTAAACATTCTTGAAATTGGAGAAAAAAAATTAAAGGATTTTCTTGATCCTTCAAAAGGCAAAATTGATTTAGCCTTTATTTATACACTTGGAGCTGAATTTATACCTAATACAATAAATGAATTTCTTAATGATTCCTCAAATAAAAATATTACATTTACTTTCGGACAGGATAATACTACAAATATAATTAATGGGTTAAAATCAGACAAATATGATCTTGCATTCTGCTCTTTTGTGGAAAATGAACCCAATATAGAATTTTTCCCTGTAATTAAGCAAGATTTAGTTTTAATCATTTCTAAAGATCATCCATTGTCTTGTAAGGACAATATAGATTTAAAAGAAACTGAAGATTATCCTTTTGTTTATTTTAATAAAGAAAGTGGAATACGACCAATAATTGATAATCTTTTTTCACAGGCACAAATAACTCCAAAAATAATATGTGAAGTTGAAGAAGATACTGCTGTTGCAGGATTGGTTTCAATAAATTATGGTATTGCAATACTTCCAAATATATCAATACTAAAAAATTTCAATGTGAAAATTATCCCCATATCAAATTTGAATTATGAACGTTACATCTACATGGCTTCACTTAAAAATAGATACTCAACTCCATCTGTTAAATCTTTTTTCAAATTTATAACTGATAAATACAATAAAGTGTGA
- the aroE gene encoding shikimate dehydrogenase: MDFYGVLGEKLPHSISPEIHEEIFSLLNIDGAYKIFEVEKKDISKLCDSLRILKIKGTNVTIPYKQEVMKYLDSISEEAEKIGAVNTIYLKDGKLYGYNSDYFGFGTIIKKYDVELEGKITMVLGTGGASKAVVTYLLDKGVKKIYLVSRNHKNESDYKDDRVEYTTYEEIEEIKGDVIINTTPVGMYPKTGVSPVGENIIKNFDTLIDIIYNPRVTEFLAIGEKLNKKVCGGLEMLVGQAIKSEEVWQEMDIDDEVFDKVFSKINENFK; encoded by the coding sequence ATGGATTTTTATGGAGTTTTAGGAGAAAAGCTTCCTCACAGTATTTCACCAGAAATACATGAAGAAATTTTTTCACTATTAAATATTGATGGCGCATATAAAATATTTGAAGTAGAAAAAAAAGATATCAGTAAATTGTGTGATTCATTAAGAATTTTAAAAATTAAAGGTACTAATGTGACGATACCTTATAAGCAAGAAGTTATGAAATATCTTGATTCAATTTCAGAAGAAGCAGAAAAGATAGGTGCTGTTAATACAATCTATTTAAAAGATGGAAAGTTATATGGATATAATTCTGATTACTTTGGATTTGGAACTATTATAAAGAAATATGATGTAGAACTTGAAGGTAAAATTACTATGGTTTTAGGGACAGGAGGAGCATCAAAGGCTGTAGTTACATACCTGCTTGATAAAGGTGTAAAAAAAATATATTTAGTATCAAGAAATCATAAAAATGAATCTGATTATAAAGATGATAGAGTAGAGTATACAACTTATGAAGAGATAGAAGAAATTAAAGGTGATGTTATTATTAATACAACTCCAGTAGGTATGTATCCAAAGACAGGAGTAAGCCCTGTAGGAGAGAATATTATAAAAAACTTTGATACATTGATAGATATAATTTATAATCCAAGAGTAACTGAATTTTTAGCAATTGGGGAAAAATTAAATAAAAAGGTATGTGGTGGTCTTGAAATGTTAGTAGGTCAGGCAATCAAGTCTGAAGAAGTATGGCAGGAAATGGATATAGATGATGAGGTTTTTGATAAAGTATTTTCTAAAATAAATGAAAACTTTAAATAA
- a CDS encoding TRAP transporter small permease, giving the protein MKLLNWLDNYFEELLMIILLILMTLIMGVQVCSRYMFNNSLSWSEEVTRYLFIWSGFISISYCTKKCISIKIEQFVEAFPKKGRAIFKIINHTIELIFFFYLMPFSILYLKSSIESGQVSPACGIPMYLVQSAPLIGFSLAIIRIIQRWIIEFKICREG; this is encoded by the coding sequence TTGAAATTATTAAATTGGTTAGATAATTATTTTGAAGAATTGCTGATGATAATATTGTTGATTCTTATGACGCTTATTATGGGAGTGCAGGTGTGTTCTAGATACATGTTTAATAATTCCCTGTCATGGTCAGAAGAAGTAACACGATATTTATTTATATGGTCTGGTTTTATCAGTATTAGTTATTGTACAAAAAAGTGTATTTCTATAAAGATAGAGCAATTTGTAGAGGCATTTCCTAAGAAAGGAAGAGCCATATTTAAGATAATAAATCATACAATTGAACTGATATTTTTCTTTTATTTAATGCCGTTTTCAATTTTATATTTAAAGTCTTCAATAGAAAGTGGTCAGGTAAGTCCAGCATGTGGTATTCCTATGTATTTAGTACAATCTGCACCACTAATAGGTTTTAGCTTAGCAATTATAAGAATAATTCAAAGATGGATTATAGAATTTAAGATATGTAGGGAGGGATAA
- a CDS encoding shikimate kinase, which produces MKDKVVIIGMPGSGKTTIGKILGRELDLKFYDMDEYIQERTSKSILELFENGEDYFRNIETDMCRELSKEKNVLISTGGGVVKKKENIDALKKDALIIFLDRPVEKILEDVDVSKRPLLKDGKERVINLYNERYELYKKYADEIVVNDSDMIEVIERLKNVIAQMNFDVVK; this is translated from the coding sequence ATGAAGGATAAAGTAGTTATTATAGGAATGCCAGGTAGTGGAAAAACTACTATTGGTAAAATACTTGGTAGGGAATTAGATTTAAAATTTTATGATATGGATGAATATATTCAAGAAAGAACATCTAAATCAATCTTAGAATTGTTTGAAAATGGAGAAGATTATTTTAGAAATATAGAGACAGATATGTGCAGGGAGCTTTCAAAGGAAAAGAATGTATTGATTTCTACTGGTGGTGGTGTAGTCAAGAAAAAAGAAAATATTGATGCATTGAAAAAAGATGCATTAATAATATTTTTAGATAGACCAGTTGAAAAAATACTAGAAGATGTAGATGTTTCAAAACGTCCTCTTTTAAAAGATGGTAAAGAAAGAGTTATTAATTTATATAATGAAAGATATGAATTATATAAAAAATATGCTGATGAAATTGTGGTTAATGATTCAGATATGATAGAAGTAATTGAAAGATTAAAGAATGTTATAGCACAAATGAATTTTGATGTAGTAAAATAG
- a CDS encoding shikimate dehydrogenase, with protein sequence MEKRITGHTELIGLIAYPIRHTSSPTMHNAAFAKLGLDYAYLAFEVDNNSLEGAVQGIRSLQLKGSNVSMPNKTVVHKYLDKISPAAEMCGAVNTIVNEDGVLTGHITDGTGYMMSLKDNGVDVIGKKMTIVGAGGAATAIEIQAALDGVAELSIFNRKDDFWANAEETVRKINEKTNCKASLYDLDDLDKLKEEIATSYLFTNATGMGMKPLEGKTYIPDKSFLRPDLIVSDVVYFPRETELLRMAKEVGCKTMNGLGMMLFQGAAAFKLWTGEDMPIEYMKEMLDIKY encoded by the coding sequence ATGGAAAAGAGAATTACAGGACATACAGAGTTAATAGGACTTATTGCGTATCCAATACGTCATACAAGTTCACCAACAATGCACAATGCTGCATTTGCAAAATTAGGACTTGATTATGCATATCTTGCATTTGAAGTTGATAATAATTCATTAGAAGGAGCAGTTCAAGGTATAAGATCTTTACAATTAAAAGGTTCTAATGTATCAATGCCAAATAAGACTGTTGTTCATAAATATTTAGATAAAATATCACCAGCAGCAGAAATGTGTGGAGCTGTTAATACAATAGTTAATGAAGATGGAGTTTTAACTGGTCATATAACTGATGGTACTGGATACATGATGTCATTAAAGGATAATGGCGTTGATGTTATTGGAAAGAAAATGACAATAGTTGGAGCTGGTGGAGCTGCTACAGCAATAGAAATCCAAGCCGCTTTAGATGGTGTTGCTGAACTTTCAATATTCAATAGAAAAGATGATTTCTGGGCAAATGCTGAAGAAACAGTAAGAAAAATAAATGAAAAAACTAATTGTAAAGCATCACTTTATGATTTAGATGATTTAGATAAATTAAAAGAAGAAATAGCAACTAGTTACTTATTTACTAATGCTACAGGAATGGGAATGAAACCACTAGAAGGAAAAACTTATATTCCAGATAAATCATTCTTAAGACCTGACTTAATAGTATCTGATGTAGTATACTTCCCAAGAGAAACAGAACTTTTAAGAATGGCAAAAGAAGTAGGATGCAAAACAATGAATGGTCTTGGAATGATGTTATTCCAAGGAGCAGCAGCATTTAAATTATGGACTGGCGAAGATATGCCAATAGAATACATGAAAGAAATGCTAGACATTAAATATTAA
- a CDS encoding MFS transporter, translated as MEERVVKQNYKKLYPTAFILYLSFFVHGFGAAILSQNTTSLQALWSTDAAGVLYVISALGIGRLITYPFSGAISDKFGRRLTVIIGCLVYICFFGGILIAPNVQVAFCIAILAGVANGFLDSGVIPAVMEILVNSSGLASILTKLVIAIAQYILPVMVVFWADNGMWFGWTFVMCIGLLVLIALLLIKLPFAEPEAKKEEVVENSAETIKANFWIEGVALIIMGYTATATFQVFLNINKDYGMTFLNMSQSAAGQIGSNYALGSICAVLLNVVLVKWFKSVRLILIYPALSLGTLLWMYLAPSPTVAQIGGFLIGATCAGGVLQLVVATMSDLFPASKAKAVSMIMIAGALCAFTITAIAGGVTKSFGVQYTLLVSAVLASVSIVAAIVVNIRYNILMKKDK; from the coding sequence ATGGAAGAAAGAGTAGTAAAACAAAACTACAAGAAATTATACCCGACAGCATTTATTTTATATTTAAGTTTCTTTGTTCATGGGTTTGGGGCAGCGATTTTATCACAAAATACAACTTCACTTCAAGCATTATGGAGTACAGATGCGGCAGGAGTACTTTATGTAATTTCTGCATTAGGAATAGGTAGATTAATAACATATCCTTTTTCAGGAGCAATTTCAGATAAGTTTGGAAGAAGATTGACAGTTATAATTGGATGTTTAGTATATATATGTTTCTTTGGAGGAATATTAATTGCTCCAAATGTTCAAGTTGCATTTTGTATAGCAATACTTGCAGGAGTAGCAAACGGATTTTTAGACTCAGGTGTAATTCCAGCAGTTATGGAAATCTTAGTTAATTCATCAGGGCTTGCTAGTATTTTAACAAAGCTTGTTATAGCAATTGCACAATATATATTACCAGTTATGGTCGTTTTCTGGGCAGACAATGGAATGTGGTTTGGATGGACATTTGTAATGTGTATAGGTTTATTAGTATTAATTGCATTATTATTAATTAAACTTCCATTTGCAGAACCAGAAGCAAAGAAAGAAGAAGTTGTTGAAAATTCAGCAGAAACTATTAAAGCTAATTTCTGGATTGAAGGTGTAGCCTTAATAATTATGGGATATACTGCAACAGCAACATTCCAAGTATTTTTAAACATAAATAAAGATTATGGAATGACATTCTTAAATATGTCTCAATCAGCAGCAGGTCAAATAGGCTCTAATTATGCATTAGGATCAATATGTGCAGTATTACTAAATGTAGTTTTAGTTAAATGGTTTAAATCAGTTAGATTAATATTAATATATCCAGCATTATCATTAGGAACATTACTTTGGATGTACTTAGCTCCAAGTCCAACAGTTGCTCAAATTGGAGGATTCTTAATTGGTGCAACTTGTGCTGGTGGTGTATTACAATTGGTAGTTGCTACAATGTCAGATTTGTTCCCAGCATCTAAGGCAAAAGCAGTTAGTATGATAATGATTGCTGGAGCATTATGCGCATTCACAATTACAGCAATAGCTGGTGGTGTTACAAAATCATTTGGTGTTCAATATACATTACTTGTTTCAGCAGTACTTGCATCAGTGAGTATAGTAGCTGCAATAGTTGTAAATATAAGATATAACATACTTATGAAAAAAGATAAATAG